From a single Labrenzia sp. PHM005 genomic region:
- a CDS encoding Hsp70 family protein, translating to MKQTIGLDFGTSNTVAMAATGASSATAVDFCRGEDTVASLPSVLSFLDKGAAKAPHPEVGPWAIRQFLESFGDVRFIQSLKTFAASSAFKGTGIFGVPFDFESLMATFLASAIERANPQIDPAKTRLVVGRPVEFAGHNPDETLAMARYRSAFRKLGYEDILFVMEPVGAAFSYAQSLKQDTTILVADLGGGTTDYSLMRFETAAGHMQAHPLGRGGIGIAGDTFDYRIIDQVVLPKLGKGSQYKSMGKTLDIPPNLFSNFARWHMLSIFKTSDDFKEMKKLLRWCLEPEKIELFIELVEEDQGYPLYKSVSETKANLSSEDAAELVFTPLGADFRATVARKDFEDWIASDLAKMNRALDDTLERANLAEAKIDRVFMTGGTSFVPAVRKMFADRFGQDRISGGNELTSVANGLALIGAREDAADWAVAA from the coding sequence ATGAAACAAACCATCGGCCTCGACTTTGGAACTTCCAACACCGTTGCGATGGCCGCAACCGGTGCAAGCTCTGCCACGGCTGTCGACTTCTGCCGTGGCGAGGATACTGTGGCGTCCCTGCCCTCGGTTCTCAGCTTTTTGGACAAGGGCGCCGCCAAAGCACCGCACCCGGAAGTCGGTCCCTGGGCTATCCGCCAATTTCTGGAAAGCTTTGGTGATGTCCGCTTTATCCAGTCTCTGAAGACCTTCGCTGCAAGTTCAGCGTTTAAAGGGACCGGAATTTTTGGTGTCCCTTTCGATTTTGAAAGCCTGATGGCAACTTTTCTTGCATCCGCTATTGAACGCGCCAATCCGCAAATTGATCCAGCAAAAACCCGGCTTGTGGTCGGCCGTCCGGTTGAATTCGCCGGCCATAATCCCGATGAAACACTCGCTATGGCGCGCTACCGATCTGCCTTCCGAAAACTTGGCTATGAAGATATTTTGTTCGTCATGGAGCCAGTCGGGGCTGCGTTTTCTTATGCTCAATCACTGAAACAGGACACTACCATTCTGGTGGCGGATCTTGGCGGCGGCACTACCGATTATTCCCTCATGCGGTTTGAAACGGCAGCCGGTCACATGCAGGCACACCCGCTTGGGCGCGGCGGAATTGGCATTGCTGGAGACACGTTCGACTACCGGATCATCGATCAGGTCGTACTGCCGAAACTCGGCAAAGGGTCACAATACAAAAGCATGGGTAAAACCCTCGATATTCCGCCAAACCTTTTTTCGAATTTCGCCCGCTGGCACATGCTGTCGATCTTCAAGACGTCAGACGATTTCAAGGAGATGAAAAAGCTGCTGCGCTGGTGTTTGGAACCGGAGAAAATCGAACTCTTCATCGAGTTGGTCGAAGAAGATCAGGGGTATCCGCTTTACAAATCCGTTTCCGAAACCAAGGCAAATCTGTCATCCGAAGATGCGGCTGAATTGGTGTTTACACCCCTCGGAGCTGATTTCAGGGCCACAGTTGCCCGCAAGGATTTTGAGGACTGGATTGCCTCGGATCTAGCAAAGATGAACCGGGCGCTTGATGACACACTTGAACGCGCCAATCTGGCAGAAGCGAAAATCGACCGCGTGTTCATGACGGGCGGAACATCCTTTGTACCAGCCGTCCGCAAGATGTTTGCTGACCGGTTCGGGCAAGACCGGATTTCAGGCGGCAACGAATTAACATCCGTTGCCAACGGCCTTGCTTTGATCGGTGCGCGTGAGGATGCGGCAGATTGGGCGGTCGCGGCTTAG
- a CDS encoding PepSY domain-containing protein: MTQNTQAADSTPSHSHFYLAAWRWHFYAGIFVVPFLIILAVTGMMMMYIGLFDGRDGERITVPVPANAEVLSVSDQASAAAAQIPGSQVIEWLKGRGAESVSVFRLQGETGQTMVAVNPYTGDVVETWVRRQGWYDFADSIHSDLLLGVTGDRLLEIAAGLSIVLIVTGIYLWWPRGGGVSKVLFPDVRQKGRALWRSLHSSIGIWLSAILLLFLITGMAWTGIWGSKLMQAWNTFPAEKWNNVPLSDDTHASMNHDAASDVPWALEQTPMPASGSNQGVTGTVDGVPVNIDSISNLAAAIGFNARYRIAYPKGTTGVWTINQDTMSSDAEDPFSDRTVHVDQFTGKILASVGFADYSLAAKAMAVGIPLHMGLVGLWNLILNTIACLSVIFLCISGVVMWWIRRPKGAALRIVAPKTPEDLPHWRGAMILMLFLSLAFPLVGITLLTVLALDYLLVKRIPVLRKAIG; this comes from the coding sequence ATGACACAAAACACACAGGCGGCGGACAGCACGCCATCCCATTCGCATTTCTATTTGGCAGCTTGGCGCTGGCATTTCTACGCCGGCATCTTTGTGGTGCCGTTCCTGATCATCTTGGCGGTTACCGGCATGATGATGATGTATATCGGCCTGTTCGATGGCCGCGACGGAGAAAGGATAACTGTACCGGTCCCAGCAAACGCCGAGGTGCTGAGCGTATCGGACCAGGCGTCGGCCGCCGCCGCTCAAATACCAGGCAGCCAGGTCATTGAGTGGCTGAAGGGCCGGGGCGCTGAAAGCGTTTCGGTTTTCAGGCTTCAAGGCGAAACCGGCCAGACCATGGTAGCAGTCAATCCTTACACCGGAGACGTCGTTGAAACTTGGGTGCGCCGGCAAGGCTGGTACGACTTTGCCGACAGCATTCACAGCGATCTGCTGCTGGGTGTCACGGGTGACCGTTTGCTCGAAATTGCAGCTGGCCTGTCGATTGTTCTGATCGTGACTGGGATTTATCTCTGGTGGCCGCGTGGTGGTGGCGTTTCCAAAGTGCTGTTTCCTGATGTGCGTCAGAAGGGCCGGGCACTCTGGCGGTCGCTTCACTCCAGCATCGGGATCTGGTTGTCTGCCATATTACTGTTGTTCCTGATCACGGGGATGGCCTGGACCGGGATCTGGGGCAGCAAGCTGATGCAAGCCTGGAACACGTTTCCGGCCGAAAAGTGGAACAATGTTCCGCTGTCAGATGACACACACGCATCCATGAACCATGATGCGGCCTCGGATGTCCCTTGGGCGCTGGAACAAACGCCCATGCCGGCTTCTGGCTCAAATCAAGGTGTAACCGGAACGGTGGACGGGGTGCCCGTCAACATTGATAGCATTTCGAACCTAGCAGCAGCCATCGGGTTCAATGCCCGTTACCGCATTGCCTATCCCAAAGGCACGACGGGCGTTTGGACGATCAATCAAGATACGATGAGTTCCGACGCCGAAGATCCGTTCTCAGATCGAACGGTTCATGTGGATCAATTTACCGGCAAGATTTTGGCTTCGGTGGGGTTCGCCGATTATTCGCTGGCGGCCAAGGCAATGGCAGTCGGTATCCCGCTTCATATGGGATTGGTCGGACTGTGGAACCTGATCCTCAACACGATTGCCTGCTTGTCAGTGATATTCCTGTGTATCAGCGGCGTCGTTATGTGGTGGATCCGCAGGCCCAAAGGCGCAGCCTTGCGGATTGTTGCGCCGAAAACGCCAGAGGATCTTCCGCATTGGCGTGGAGCCATGATCCTCATGCTGTTCTTGTCGTTGGCATTTCCGCTGGTCGGCATCACATTGCTGACCGTTCTGGCGCTTGACTATCTGCTGGTCAAACGTATCCCGGTCTTGCGTAAAGCAATCGGTTGA
- a CDS encoding DUF6732 family protein yields the protein MTTRIVLSGLLTISAPTAAFAHAGHIGELAGHAHWVGIAALAGAAAIAGVAAWAGRKNGQADAEQEEAADQDLGETAEEAV from the coding sequence ATGACCACCAGGATCGTCCTGTCCGGACTGCTAACGATATCCGCACCTACCGCTGCTTTTGCGCATGCAGGCCATATCGGTGAACTTGCGGGTCATGCCCATTGGGTTGGTATTGCAGCTCTTGCTGGTGCCGCTGCGATTGCCGGTGTCGCGGCATGGGCAGGCCGTAAGAATGGTCAGGCCGACGCCGAACAAGAGGAAGCCGCAGATCAGGATCTCGGCGAAACAGCTGAAGAAGCTGTTTGA
- a CDS encoding precorrin-8X methylmutase, with protein MPHYAYETDPAEIYRQSFSIVRQEADLSHLPEMLRPVAVRLIHSCGMTDLPQDLVWSKDVVSAAQAAFSKGAPVFCDVEMVAHGIIKNRLPEASKVVCTLNDPSVPDLATKLNTTRSAAAVELWRDQLDGAIAAIGNAPTALFHLLEMVAAGGPKPAVVLGFPVGFVGAAESKDALAENPFGIPFLAIKGRRGGSAMAAAAVNALAAGLPEEA; from the coding sequence ATGCCACACTATGCCTATGAAACGGACCCTGCGGAAATCTACCGCCAGTCCTTCTCCATAGTACGGCAAGAAGCTGACTTGTCTCATCTGCCGGAGATGCTGCGTCCGGTCGCAGTGCGCCTGATCCATTCATGCGGCATGACCGACCTGCCGCAGGACCTGGTCTGGTCGAAAGATGTCGTGAGTGCGGCCCAAGCTGCCTTCTCAAAAGGGGCGCCGGTATTCTGCGACGTTGAGATGGTAGCGCACGGCATCATCAAAAACCGGCTGCCTGAAGCCTCCAAGGTTGTTTGCACATTGAACGATCCGTCTGTTCCGGATCTGGCAACGAAACTGAATACCACCAGGTCAGCAGCCGCGGTCGAGTTGTGGCGCGATCAGCTGGATGGCGCCATCGCCGCAATTGGCAACGCACCAACAGCGCTGTTTCATCTTCTAGAGATGGTCGCTGCAGGAGGACCAAAACCAGCTGTAGTCTTGGGGTTTCCAGTGGGATTTGTGGGCGCCGCGGAATCCAAGGATGCGCTTGCCGAAAATCCTTTCGGCATTCCGTTTCTGGCAATCAAGGGCCGCCGCGGCGGATCAGCTATGGCTGCAGCTGCTGTCAATGCGCTGGCCGCCGGACTGCCGGAGGAGGCCTGA